In one window of Deinococcus aquiradiocola DNA:
- the ispG gene encoding flavodoxin-dependent (E)-4-hydroxy-3-methylbut-2-enyl-diphosphate synthase: protein MSQPFVQKRRQTVTANVGGVLIGSGHPVVVQSMTNTDTANAEATAIQVAQLARAGSELVRVTVNTPEAAAAIPEIVARLHEVGLNVPIVGDFHYNGHLLLRDYPETARLLAKYRINPGNVGAGQHHDANFATMIEVAKDFGKPVRIGVNWGSLDQSVLARLMDENARRSDPRSGTDVMIDAMVVSALESAQYAEQLGLPHDRILISVKVSSAPELWQVYRQLAAQCDYPLHLGLTEAGMGMKGIVASSVALAPLLTEGIGDTIRVSLTPEPGAPRKLEVEVAQQILQSLGLRQFLPQVTSCPGCGRTTSQFFQELAQKIQDYIRDTMPDWKAKYPGVEEMQVAVMGCIVNGPGESKHANIGISLPGTGEDPRAPVYQDGKLLTTLRGPRIAEDFQALLEEYVERTYGQGEPAGV, encoded by the coding sequence ATGAGTCAGCCGTTTGTCCAGAAGCGCCGCCAGACCGTGACCGCCAACGTCGGCGGGGTGCTCATCGGTTCCGGCCACCCGGTCGTGGTGCAGTCCATGACGAACACCGACACCGCCAACGCCGAAGCGACCGCCATTCAGGTCGCGCAGCTCGCGCGGGCGGGCAGCGAACTCGTGCGCGTGACCGTCAACACGCCCGAAGCGGCCGCCGCCATCCCCGAGATCGTCGCGCGGCTCCACGAGGTCGGCCTGAACGTCCCCATCGTCGGGGACTTCCACTACAACGGGCACCTCCTGCTGCGCGACTACCCGGAAACGGCCCGCCTTCTCGCGAAGTACCGCATCAACCCCGGCAACGTCGGCGCAGGCCAGCATCACGACGCGAACTTCGCCACCATGATCGAGGTCGCCAAGGACTTCGGGAAACCCGTCCGGATCGGCGTGAACTGGGGCAGCCTCGACCAGAGCGTCCTGGCGCGCCTGATGGACGAGAACGCCCGCCGCAGCGACCCGCGCAGCGGCACGGACGTCATGATCGACGCGATGGTCGTCTCCGCCCTGGAGAGCGCGCAGTACGCCGAGCAGCTGGGCCTCCCGCACGACCGCATCCTGATCAGCGTGAAGGTCAGCAGCGCGCCGGAACTGTGGCAGGTGTACCGGCAGCTGGCCGCGCAGTGCGACTACCCCCTGCACCTGGGCCTCACCGAGGCGGGCATGGGCATGAAGGGCATCGTGGCGAGCAGCGTCGCGCTGGCCCCGCTGCTCACGGAAGGCATCGGGGACACGATCCGCGTGTCGCTCACGCCGGAACCGGGCGCGCCGCGCAAGCTGGAGGTGGAGGTCGCGCAGCAGATCCTGCAGTCGCTGGGCCTGCGTCAGTTCCTGCCGCAGGTCACGAGCTGCCCCGGCTGCGGGCGCACCACATCGCAGTTCTTCCAGGAACTCGCGCAGAAGATCCAGGACTACATCCGCGATACCATGCCGGACTGGAAGGCGAAGTACCCGGGCGTGGAGGAGATGCAGGTGGCCGTGATGGGCTGCATCGTGAACGGGCCCGGCGAGAGCAAGCACGCGAACATCGGCATCAGCCTGCCCGGCACCGGCGAGGACCCGCGCGCCCCCGTGTACCAGGACGGCAAGCTGCTCACCACGCTGCGCGGCCCGCGCATCGCGGAGGACTTCCAGGCGCTGCTGGAGGAGTACGTGGAACGCACGTACGGCCAGGGGGAACCGGCAGGCGTGTGA
- a CDS encoding DUF4259 domain-containing protein: protein MSTWGVGSFENESAAMFVKEVVEDGPVALEEALEVVLDPDMDYVELEEGQRAVAAAEIVQVRLSGDTSAVTDAALRAWLDGDDAADGEAAEVGALRDLAVEALGRVLGPGSELPELWQDGPDAREWLADVNRLQAALGGA, encoded by the coding sequence ATGAGCACCTGGGGAGTCGGAAGTTTCGAGAACGAGAGCGCCGCGATGTTCGTGAAGGAAGTCGTCGAGGACGGCCCTGTCGCGCTGGAGGAGGCGCTGGAGGTCGTGCTGGACCCGGACATGGACTACGTGGAGCTGGAGGAGGGGCAGCGGGCCGTCGCGGCGGCCGAGATCGTGCAGGTGCGCCTGAGCGGCGACACGTCGGCCGTGACGGACGCCGCGCTGCGCGCGTGGCTGGACGGTGACGACGCGGCGGACGGCGAGGCGGCCGAGGTGGGCGCCCTGCGGGACCTGGCGGTGGAGGCGCTGGGCCGGGTGCTGGGGCCGGGGTCGGAACTGCCGGAACTGTGGCAGGACGGCCCGGACGCACGCGAGTGGCTGGCGGACGTGAACCGCCTGCAGGCCGCGCTCGGCGGCGCCTGA
- a CDS encoding C40 family peptidase has product MPRPHPRNRLPRPSRLHALLACRAALAGLALSCLFGPFASAQAVSDAAYTVRPGDTAYSVARQAGTDVQTLLRLNGLSSADLHAGQVLYLPARTHTVTPGQTLYSVARLYGLKPADLQAFNRLTSPDLQAGQVLALPPGTPAPTAQAPQPVQAAQPVQAAPVVHALSAPVTVLDAPTPRPSSAAPLPAPDAPRHTVQPGQTLYAVARLYGVRPDDLLALNRLSTPDLRAGQVLLLPQGVTAGPLPALPPAPARLQAPATYSPGVPLPRPSATGEPRSDAPPGQDTGAADPQAGTGETPDWRALAMNLMGVPYVYGGASRSGTDCSGLVLQVFTPLGLNLPRQSAQQAQTGQPVQAGEWQPGDLLFFDTEGRGQVTHVGIYLGDGTFINANSYGGQVAINSLSEKYFAQRYLWARRVLGGLTAGR; this is encoded by the coding sequence GTGCCCCGACCCCACCCAAGGAATCGCCTGCCCCGCCCGTCCCGCCTGCACGCGCTGCTGGCCTGCCGGGCCGCCCTGGCAGGCCTCGCCCTGTCGTGCCTGTTCGGGCCGTTCGCGTCCGCGCAGGCCGTGTCGGACGCGGCGTACACCGTGCGTCCCGGCGACACCGCGTACAGCGTGGCGCGGCAGGCGGGCACGGACGTGCAGACCCTGCTGCGCCTGAACGGGCTGAGCAGCGCGGACCTGCACGCCGGACAGGTGCTGTACCTGCCCGCCCGTACCCACACCGTCACGCCCGGGCAGACGCTGTACAGCGTGGCGCGGCTGTACGGCCTGAAGCCCGCCGACCTGCAGGCCTTCAACCGCCTGACCTCCCCGGACCTGCAGGCGGGGCAGGTGCTGGCCCTGCCGCCCGGCACGCCCGCCCCCACGGCCCAGGCTCCGCAGCCCGTGCAGGCTGCCCAGCCAGTCCAGGCTGCGCCGGTCGTGCACGCACTCAGTGCGCCCGTCACCGTGCTGGACGCCCCCACTCCCCGCCCGTCCTCCGCCGCACCTCTGCCCGCACCGGACGCGCCGCGCCACACCGTGCAGCCGGGCCAGACGCTGTACGCCGTCGCGCGCCTGTACGGCGTGCGCCCGGACGACCTGCTCGCCCTGAACCGCCTGAGCACCCCCGACCTGCGGGCCGGACAGGTGCTGCTGCTCCCGCAGGGCGTCACGGCCGGACCGCTCCCGGCCCTGCCGCCCGCCCCGGCCCGCCTGCAGGCGCCCGCCACGTACTCGCCCGGCGTGCCGCTCCCCCGGCCCTCCGCGACCGGCGAGCCGCGCAGCGACGCGCCCCCCGGCCAGGACACGGGAGCGGCGGACCCGCAGGCCGGGACTGGCGAGACGCCCGACTGGCGCGCCCTCGCCATGAACCTGATGGGCGTCCCGTACGTGTACGGCGGCGCGAGCCGCAGCGGCACCGACTGCAGCGGCCTGGTGCTGCAGGTGTTCACTCCGCTCGGCCTGAACCTCCCGCGTCAGAGCGCGCAGCAGGCGCAGACGGGCCAGCCGGTGCAGGCGGGCGAGTGGCAGCCGGGCGACCTGCTGTTCTTCGACACCGAGGGACGCGGACAGGTGACGCACGTCGGCATCTACCTCGGGGACGGGACCTTCATCAACGCGAACTCCTACGGCGGGCAGGTGGCGATCAACTCGCTGTCCGAGAAGTACTTCGCGCAGCGGTACCTGTGGGCGCGCCGCGTGCTCGGCGGCCTCACCGCCGGACGCTGA
- a CDS encoding cytochrome P450: MTATAPILPLTDPAFVRDPYPTLTRLREDTPAFWQQDRLFVTRYDDIARILRDSRTFGRALTPLSRDETPLHDARSRDLRRAAFDAFNTNHLLDSEPPKHTRLRGLVSLAFTPRRVEQLRGRIAQIVEGVAFGLHGADTFDLVSAYAEPLPVTVIAELLGVPHEDRALLRPWSAAIVRLYEVDPPDTVIEEAERAVLDFSALLRRLLRERRAHPQDDLITALAQAEEGGERLTEQELVDTCILLLNAGHEASVNGLTAGVLNLVRTGQWDTVAQAARHGADDAWFRTVVEELLRHDTPLPLFERWVLQDTDVAGHALQRGQKVALLYASGNRDPRRFSAPDELRLTRSEGQHLTFGLGIHYCLGAPLARLELASSLRALALHFPRLDVQDAHYSGGFVIRGLDRLTVRVGGPRP; the protein is encoded by the coding sequence ATGACCGCGACCGCCCCGATCCTGCCCCTGACCGACCCGGCCTTCGTGCGCGACCCGTACCCCACCCTCACGCGCCTGCGCGAGGACACGCCCGCCTTCTGGCAGCAGGACCGCCTGTTCGTCACCCGCTACGACGACATCGCCCGCATCCTGCGCGACAGCCGCACCTTCGGCCGCGCCCTGACGCCCCTCTCGCGCGACGAGACGCCGCTGCACGACGCCCGCTCCCGCGACCTGCGCCGCGCCGCCTTCGACGCCTTCAACACCAACCACCTGCTCGACAGCGAACCGCCCAAACATACGCGCCTGCGCGGCCTCGTCAGCCTCGCCTTCACGCCCCGCCGCGTCGAACAGCTGCGCGGACGCATCGCGCAGATCGTGGAGGGCGTCGCTTTCGGTCTGCACGGCGCGGACACCTTCGACCTCGTGAGCGCCTACGCCGAACCGCTCCCCGTGACCGTCATCGCCGAACTGCTCGGCGTGCCGCACGAGGACCGCGCCCTGCTGCGTCCCTGGTCGGCCGCCATCGTCCGCCTCTACGAGGTCGACCCGCCCGACACCGTCATCGAGGAGGCCGAACGCGCCGTGCTGGACTTCTCGGCGCTGTTGCGCCGCCTGCTGCGCGAACGCCGCGCGCACCCGCAGGACGATCTGATCACCGCGCTCGCGCAGGCCGAGGAGGGCGGCGAGCGCCTCACCGAACAGGAACTCGTGGACACCTGCATCCTCCTCCTGAACGCCGGGCACGAGGCCAGCGTCAACGGCCTCACCGCGGGCGTCCTGAACCTCGTCCGCACCGGCCAGTGGGACACCGTCGCGCAGGCCGCCCGGCACGGCGCGGACGACGCGTGGTTCCGCACGGTCGTCGAGGAACTCCTGCGGCACGACACGCCCCTCCCGCTCTTCGAACGCTGGGTGCTGCAGGACACCGACGTGGCCGGACACGCCCTGCAGCGCGGGCAGAAGGTCGCGCTGCTGTACGCGAGCGGCAACCGTGACCCGCGCCGCTTCAGCGCGCCGGACGAACTGCGCCTCACCCGCAGCGAGGGGCAGCACCTCACCTTCGGGCTCGGCATCCACTACTGCCTGGGCGCGCCGCTCGCCCGCCTCGAACTCGCCAGCAGCCTGCGCGCCCTCGCGCTGCACTTCCCCCGGCTCGACGTGCAGGACGCGCACTACAGCGGCGGGTTCGTGATCCGTGGCCTGGACCGCCTCACCGTCCGGGTGGGCGGGCCGCGTCCCTGA
- a CDS encoding helix-turn-helix domain-containing protein has product MTLREQFHTLPKLLKVSEVAEFTGTHERTVRRWIRDGRLSALESPIGLRVSRRALWRFLGLDLAMTA; this is encoded by the coding sequence GTGACCCTACGCGAACAGTTCCACACCCTGCCCAAACTCCTGAAAGTCAGTGAGGTCGCCGAGTTCACCGGCACGCACGAGCGCACCGTCCGCCGCTGGATCCGGGACGGTCGCCTGAGTGCCCTGGAGAGCCCCATCGGTCTGCGCGTGTCGCGCCGGGCCCTGTGGCGCTTCCTGGGCCTGGACCTCGCCATGACGGCCTGA
- a CDS encoding tetratricopeptide repeat protein produces the protein MTAEPAAPHGGPAPTPQPELNLDWAGYLRAGEYRRALAAARVGNADMPVQDALEVLFDLQEAVRARRLLVAQRLAERLPDLLNDMGAADARTLREHAPPDALHAALEALLGADRERLSDDAALRERLQPALTQPLTRAEALNTLGVLHALQDREGQARQSFGEAIAHDPGHYRALTNLGNMALEGGDAAGAETLYRQSIALNADYSGAQHNLGVALRRQGRLAESVKAIKKGQRLAVRQSQREQQDELKGDPRTRKAVQTARIVMLVLVVIVVLFIVRGHV, from the coding sequence GTGACCGCAGAGCCTGCCGCCCCGCACGGGGGTCCGGCCCCCACCCCACAGCCGGAACTGAACCTCGACTGGGCCGGATACCTCAGGGCCGGCGAGTACCGCCGTGCCCTCGCTGCCGCCCGCGTCGGGAACGCCGACATGCCCGTGCAGGACGCGCTGGAAGTGCTGTTCGACCTGCAGGAGGCCGTCCGGGCACGCCGCCTGCTCGTCGCGCAGCGCCTCGCGGAACGCCTCCCCGACCTCCTGAACGACATGGGTGCCGCCGACGCGCGCACCCTGCGCGAACACGCTCCGCCGGACGCGCTGCACGCGGCCCTCGAAGCGCTGCTCGGCGCGGACCGCGAACGCCTCAGCGACGACGCCGCCCTGCGCGAGCGCCTGCAGCCGGCCCTGACGCAACCGCTCACGCGCGCCGAGGCCCTCAACACGCTGGGCGTGCTGCACGCCCTGCAGGACCGCGAGGGGCAGGCCCGCCAGAGTTTCGGGGAGGCCATCGCGCACGACCCCGGCCACTACCGCGCCCTCACCAACCTGGGCAACATGGCCCTGGAGGGCGGAGACGCGGCAGGTGCCGAGACGCTCTACCGGCAGTCCATCGCCCTGAACGCCGACTACTCGGGCGCGCAGCACAACCTCGGGGTGGCGCTGCGGCGGCAGGGTCGCCTCGCCGAGTCCGTCAAGGCCATCAAGAAGGGGCAGCGGCTCGCGGTGCGGCAGAGTCAGCGCGAACAGCAGGACGAACTGAAAGGCGACCCGCGCACAAGGAAGGCCGTGCAGACCGCCCGGATCGTCATGCTGGTCCTCGTGGTGATCGTGGTGCTGTTCATCGTGCGCGGACACGTCTGA